The genomic DNA ACCCCGACCACCCGTCTCGGCGGGCATCTGGTCAGCGGTCACGTCGACGGTGTCGGTGAAGTGGTTTCGCGCAGCGACAATGCCCGCGCCGTGGAATTTCGCATCCGCGCGCCGAAAGAACTGGCCAAGTACATCGCCCATAAAGGCTCGGTCACCGTCGACGGCACCAGCCTGACCGTGAACGCGGTCGATGGCGCCGAATTCATGCTGACCATCATTCCGCACACCCTGAGCGAAACCATCATGGCTTCTTATAAGCCTGGTCGCCGGGTGAACCTGGAAGTCGACTTGCTGGCGCGTTATCTGGAGCGTCTGCTGTTGGGCGACAAGGCCGCAGAGCCGACTGCCGGCAGCACCATTACCGAAAGCTTTCTGGCCCAAAACGGCTACCTCAAATCCTGACTGAAGGGGGTGCCTTGTGGCGCTCAATAGCATCGAAGAACTGGTTGAAGACATCCGCCAAGGCAAGATGGTCATCCTCATGGATGACGAAGACCGTGAGAACGAAGGCGACCTGATCATGGCCGCCGAGTGCTGCAAGGCCGAACACATCAACTTCATGGCCAAGCACGCCCGTGGCCTGATCTGCATGCCGATGAGCCGCGAGCGCTGCGAGCTGCTGAAGCTGCCACTGATGGCGCCACGCAACGGTTCCGGTTTCGGCACCAAGTTCACCGTGTCGATCGAAGCCGCCGAAGGCGTCACCACCGGTATCTCCGCAGCCGACCGTGCCCGTACCGTACAAGCGGCTGCCGCCAAAGACGCCAAGGCTGAAGACATCGTCAGCCCGGGCCACATCTTTCCGCTGATGGCGCAGGCCGGCGGCACTCTGGCGCGCGCCGGCCACACCGAAGCTGCTTGCGACCTGGCGCGCATGGCCGGCTTCGAGCCGAGCGGCGTGATCTGCGAAGTGATGAACGACGACGGCACCATGTCCCGTCGCACCGAACTGGAAGCGTTCGCTGCCGAACACAACATCAAGATCGGCACCATTGCCGACCTGATTCACTACCGGATGATCCACGAACGTACCGTTCAGCGGATTGCCGAACAGCCACTGGACAGCGAACTGGGCCAATTCAACCTGGTGACCTATCGTGATTCCGTGGAAGGCGACGTGCACATGGCCCTGACGCTGGGCACCGTTTGCGCCGAAGAGCCAACCCTGGTTCGCGTGCACAACATGGACCCGTTGCGCGACCTGTTGATGGTCAAACAACCGGGCCGCTGGAGCCTGCGCGCCGCCATGGCCGCGGTTGCCGAGGCTGGCAGCGGTGTAGTGCTGTTGCTCGGTCACCCGCTCGATGGCGACGTGTTGCTGGCGCACATCCGCGAAACCGCCGATCAGGCTGTGGTGAAAAAACCGACCACTTACAGCATCGTCGGTGCCGGTTCGCAGATCCTGCGTGACCTCGGTGTGCGCAAAATGCGCTTGATGTCGGCGCCAATGAAATTTAATGCGATATCCGGTTTCGATCTGGAAGTTGTAGAATACGTGCCCTCCGAATAATGACCGGTTGTTTCCGGCCCTGATTTCGCGGCAAATAAATCACTGAGGGATGCGTAGCAGACGCGTCCCGGCTCTTTAAGAGATCTGACGAATGACCCTGAAGACCATCGAAGGTACCTTCATCGCCCCTAAAGGCCGCTACGCTTTGGTAGTAGGCCGTTTCAACAGCTTCGTTGTTGAAAGCCTGGTCAGCGGTGCAGTTGATGCCCTGGTTCGCCACGGCGTGAGCGAAAGCGACATCACCATCATCCGCGCACCTGGCGCCTTCGAAATCCCGCTGGTTGCGCAGAAAGTCGCCCAGAAAGGCGAGTTCGCAGCCATCATCGCCCTCGGCGCGGTCATTCGTGGCGGCACTCCGCACTTCGAATACGTGGCGGGCGAGTGCACCAAAGGCCTGGCCCAGGTGTCCATGGAGTTCGGCGTGCCGGTCGCTTTCGGCGTGCTGACCGTTGATTCCATCGAGCAAGCCATCGAACGTTCCGGCACCAAGGCCGGTAACAAAGGTGCCGAAGCTGCCCTGTCCGCTCTGGAAATGGTCAGCCTGCTGGCGCAGTTGGAGGCCAAGTGATTAGCGACGAAAGCGATCGTTTCAACCCGCGCGAGCCACGTCCAGCGGACGCCGGCAAGCCTTCGAAAAGCGAGAAGCGCCGGGCTGCCCGTCAGTTGGCGACTCAAGCACTGTATCAGCGTCATATGGCCAGTACCTCGCTGAACGAAATCGAAGCGCAGTTCCGCGTCGATAACGATTTTACCTTTGCCGATGCCAGCTACTTCCACGACATCCTGCACGGTGTTCCAGCCAGCCTGACCGAGATCGACGCCGCGTTGGCGCCGTGCCTGGATCTGACCATCGAAGAGCTCGACCCGGTTGAACTGTGCGTGCTGCGCCTGTCCGCATGGGAGCTGCTCAAACGTGTCGACGTGCCATACCGTGTGGTAATCAACGAAGGGATCGAACTGGCGAAAGTCTACGGTTCGACCGACGGCCACAAGTTCGTCAACGGCGTGCTCGACAAGCTGGCCCCGCGCCTGCGTGAAGCCGAAGTGAAGGAACACAAGCGCTGATCTGCGCTTGAGTTCCCAATGGGCGAGTTTGAGCTGATCCGCAATTTCTTCGCCGCCGCGCCTTGTGCGCAGGGCGGCGAGGGCGTTGCACTGGGGATCGGCGACGACTGCGCCTTGCTGGCGGTTCCCCCCGGGGAGCAGTTGGCGATTTCCACCGATACGCTGGTGGCCGGTGTGCATTTCGCCGACCCCTGCGATCCGTTTCTGCTCGGTCAGCGCTCGCTGGCCGTCGCGGTCAGCGATCTGGCCGCCATGGGCGCCACACCCGTTGCCTTTACCCTTGCCCTGACTGTGCCGACGGTGACCGCCGATTGGCTGCAAGCCTATGCCCGTGGTTTGAATCGCATGGCGCAGAGCTGCGGCGTGGCGTTGGTGGGCGGTGACACCACGCGTGGGCCGTTGAGCCTGACCGTCACCGTATTCGGTCGTGTTCCGGCCGGCCAGGCCCTTACCCGTAGCGGCGCGCAGCCGGGCGACTTGCTGTGTGTCGGCGGCGAACTGGGCAGTGCCGCCGGCGCGTTGCCGCTGGTATTGGGTCAGCGCGATGCGCCGCCGGACATTGCCCAGCTGCTGCTTGATCATTACTGGTCGCCACAGCCGCAACTGGCCCTCGGTCAGGCGTTGCGCGGCAAGGCCACGTCAGCGCTGGATATCTCCGACGGTTTGCTTGCCGATTGTGGCCACATCGCCCTGGCGTCGAAGGTGCGGCTTGAGATTGAACGCGAGCGCGTACCGTTGTCGGATGCTCTAGTGGCGTTTCTCGGCCAGCGTGGCGCCGAACGTGCGGCGTTGAGCGGTGGCGATGACTACGTGCTGGCCTTCACGCTACCGTCCGTCGAGTTGCCGGCGCTGCTGGCTGCAGGTTGGCCGGTCCATGTGATCGGACGCGTGGCAGAGGGGCAGGGCGTGGTCCTGCTGGATCGCGAAGGTCACGACATCACCCCGCAAATCCGGGGCTATCAACATTTTCAGGAGTCACCGTGACAGATCACCCGAAACAGGTTCCGGCCGAATTCGTTCCGCCGTCGGTCTGGCGCAATCCCTGGCATTTCCTCGCGTTCGGCTTCGGTTCGGGCACCTTGCCCAAGGCGCCGGGCACGTGGGGCTCGTTAGTTGCGCTACCCTTTATCCCGTTGTGGCAGATGCTGCCCGACTGGGGTTACTGGCTGATGCTCGGGATCACCATGCTGTTCGGCTTCTGGCTGTGCGGCAAGGTCGCCGACGATCTGCGTGTGCACGACCACGAAGGCATCGTCTGGGACGAAATGGTCGGGATGTGGATCACCCTGTGGCTGGTGCCTGAAGGCTGGTACTGGTTGCTCGCGGGTTTTCTGGTATTCCGCTTCTTCGACATTCTCAAACCGTGGCCGATTCGCTGGATCGACCGGCACGTCCACGGCGGCGTCGGCATCATGCTCGACGATGTGCTGGCCGGTGTGTTCGCCTGGCTGGCGATGCAGGGGCTGGTGTGGGTTTTCGCCTGACCTTGCGGGATACAGGCGTCAAAGGAGGAGACTAGGGATGGCACGACGCTGGCTGGCGCTGTTGGTTTTTACCCTGCTCGGCACTGTGGCCAGTGCGCAGGAATCAGTGCCGGCGCCCTCGGTCATCCACTTGGCCAGCGAAGTCTGGGAAGATTACACCGCCGCCGACGGTCATGGCCTGGGTTGGGACGTCTTGCGCAAGGTGTTTGAGCCGGCCGGGGTGAAACTGGATATTCGCACCGAGCCTTACACCCGTTCAGTGGGGCTGGCCCTGCGCGGTGAGGTCGATGCCTGTGTCGGCTCTTATCATCAAGAATTCAGCGACCTGCTTTATCCGCGCTGGAATTTCGACACTGACCACGTCTACGCGCTGGGCCTCGCCAGCACCCCGGCGCCGACCCCGCAAACCCTGGGCAGCTATCGACTGGCGTGGGTGCGTGGCTACGACTATCAGAATTATCTGCCCAATGTGCGCAGCTATAACAAAGTCATCCGGCGTACCGGGATTTTGTCGATGCTGACCCACAATCGCGCCGACTATTACATCGACGCGCTGACTGAGATCGACTATGTGCTCAGCCGGGCCAGAGATCCTTTGCAGTTCCGCACCACGCATATCGCTGAATTGCCGCTGTACCTGTGTTTCGCCAACACGCCACAAGCGCGCACGTTGATGGCGCTGTTTGACCAACGCATGGAGCAGTTGGTGAAGAGCGGCGAGCTGAAGCCGATATTCGAGAAGTGGAAGCAGCCGTATCCATTTAGTTCGCCCTGACGCGAAACCCCTGTAGGAGCTGCGGCACGCTGCGATCTTTTGTTCTTGATCTTAAAAATCAGGATCAAAAGATCGCAGCCTCGTTTCACTCGACAGCTCCTACAGCGGTCCATGTTGTCCGGGAGTCATCAAACTTTTTGATCGTTATGCCCGATAATTCAGCCTAAGCGTCTGCAGGAACCTGCTGTTACAATGCCGCCCTGCGAATCTTCAGACTTTTTTAGATCAGGAGCACACCGGTGCCTGTCGTTTTTGTCGCCGCTTCCAAGCTGCCAACGCCTTTTGCGCAATTCACCATGCACGGTTTTCTCGATGAAGCCACCGGCCGCGAGCACGTTGTGCTGAGTCTGGGTGATTTTGCCGACGGAGCCCCGGTACTCGGCCGGTTGCACTCCGAATGCCTCACGGGTGACGCCTTGTTCAGCCAGCGTTGCGACTGCGGTTCGCAACTTGAAGGCGCGCTCAAAGCCATCGCTCGCGAAGGTCGCGGCGTGTTGCTTTACCTGCGTCAGGAAGGTCGCGGCATCGGTCTGCTGAACAAGATCCGTGCCTACGAATTGCAGGACGGCGGCGCCGACACCGTTGAAGCCAACGAACGTCTGGGCTTTGCCGCCGACCAGCGCGACTACGCCATGTGCCTGCCGATGCTTGAACATCTGGGCGTGAAATCCCTGCGTCTGATGACCAACAACCCGCGCAAGGTCAAAGCCTTGACCGACATGGGCATCGTCGTCGCCGAGCGCGTGCCGTTGCACACCGGCCACAATCCGCACAACAAACTCTACCTGGCGACCAAGGCCAGCAAGCTCGACCACATGATGGGCAATGAGCATCAGGGCGAGGTAGATCGGGCGTGACGCGCGGTCAGGTGCGCCGTCGCCTCAGCGTCGACTGGTGGAAATACCTGGCGCTGGCGCTGGTGCCGCTGTTCGTGCTCAACGCCGTGTTCGGCCAGAGCGAGGCAATCCTGCCGGTATTGGCCATGCCTTTCTTTATCGCCGGTGTGGCGTCGATGTTTGTCAGCCTGAAGTTTTTCGGCCGCTACAAACATGCGCTGATCGCCACACAAAAAGCCCTCGATACCGCGGATGAACCGGCAGCCTGGATTGCCCTCGCTGCTCGCCGCCGCACGGCATTTCTCGCAGCGGCGTTGCCAGCATGGATCGGCGCATTGGCGGTGTTCGTTGGCCTGGAAGCCGTGCCGCTGATCCTGCTGGCGCTGTCCACCGCTGTGCTGTTCTACCTCTACCGTATCCCGCGTCAACTCGGCTGATGCGCCGTCTCTGGCTGGCGGTTCTGCTGCTGGCCATCAGCGGGTCGACGCTGGCCGCTCTGCGCGTGGTCAGCCTCGCGCCCTCTCTTTCTGAAATCGTCGTTGAGCTGGATTCGGCCGACCTGCTGGTTGGTGTGCTGGATGCCGGCGAGCGGCCCGCTGCGATTGCGCGTGTTCCCTCAGTCGGTCGCTATGGCCAGCTCGACATGGAGCGTTTGCTCAGCCTCAAGCCTGATCTGTTGTTGCTTTGGCCCGGCAGTGTCGGGCCGGCGCAGCGTGATCAGCTCAAGCACTTGAACATCCCGACGTATGTCGCCGAACCGCACAGTCTGGAACAGCTTTCTGCGCAGATCGAATCCATTGCAAGTCAATTGGGACGCCCCGAGCGAGGGGTGAAATTGGCAGCGGATCTGCGCAAAAGGCTCAACGAGCTACGCCAGCGCTATCGCCGGGACGTGCCGCTGAAAGTGTTCTATCAGGTCTGGGACAAGCCGCTGTACACCGTCGGTGGCGGGCAAATCATCAGTGATGCGCTGCAGGTGTGCGGTGCGCGCAATGTGTTTGACGGCCTGAGTCTGCCCGCGCCGCAGGTGAGCATCGAAGCGGTGCTGCAGCGTGATCCCGAGGTGATTCTCGCGGGTGATCAGGCGCAGCTTGATGCGTGGAAAGCGTGGCCGCAGGTGGCGGCGGTGAAGCAGGAAAAATTACTGTTGGTCACCGACAAAGGCCTTGAACGCCCAAGTGGCCAAATGATCAGCGCCACCGCCACACTCTGCCAATTGATCGCGCCTGACCGCTGAAATCGGGGTGACTTCTTCGCGAGCAGGCTCGCTCCCACAGGGGGATCGCATTCCAAATGTGGGAGCGAGCCTGCTCGCGAAGAGGGCAGCCAAAGCACTGCAAAGCTCAGATCAAAGCTGGGGAGTCCAGGTGACACCAAACATCCACGCCCGACCTTCCTCGCGATAGCCGTACTGGCTGCCGTCGTAGCTGTAATTCGCGCGGCTGTAACCCTTGTCCAAGAGGTTGTCGACCTTCAGATCCAGCTTGATCTCGCGGTTCAACGCCCAACTGCTGCGCAAGCCGAACAGTGCATAACCACCCAGCGACTGCTCATTTTTCAGGTCGTCATAACTGCTGCTGACCGCCTGCCAACTGGCGCCGAGGCTTACTCGATCAAACTGGCGATCCAGGTCCCAGCTCAGCGTACGTCGTGCGCGACGTGCCAGGGTGTGCCCGGTATCGCGATCACGCGGATCGATGATCGCCACGCCAAGATTGCTCTGCCAGCCGAACAGTTCCTGCTTCAATGCCGCTTCAAAACCATTGATCCGCGCCGATGCCACATTTTCCGGCCGGGAGTTGCTGCCGAAGATGATCGCGTCTTGCAGATTCGTCCGATACAGCGAAGCTTCCAGGCGAGTGCTGTCACTCAACTGGCTGCGCCATTGCAGTTCATAGCTTTTCGAGGTTTCTGGTTTGAGATTCGGGTTACTGAAATCCGGGTAGTAGAGGTCGTTGAAGGTCGGCGCGCGGAAACCTTCGCTGTAGCTCAGCAGCAAGTCATTGTCCCGGTTCAGCGGCAGGGTGAACGTACCGCTCCAGGTGTTCTGGCTGCCGAACTGCTGGTTGTCGTCGTGGCGCAGGCCCAGCTCCGTGGAGAAACTGTCAGCCTGATAACGATGCTGGATGAACGCGGCGCGGTTCCAGCGACTGTCTTCATCGAACGCGGTGCTGCTGTTGACCCGGTCTTCGTACCAGTCACCGCCGAGGATCAGGCTGTTGCGCGCGTCCAGGGTCAGGTCGTTCTGTCAGTTGACCGAGTCGCGATAGGTGTTGAACACCGTGCGTTCATCGCTGAGCTTGTCGAGGGTCTTCTCGCGGTTCTCGCTGTGGCCGAATTCGACCCGGGTTTTCCAAGTCTCGTTGACCCGGGCATCGACGTAGCTGCTGACGCTGCTGACGTTGAAATCGCTGTAGGGCTGCTGCTGCACCGATTCGAAAGTGTTCATGTCGAAGCGGCCGAACGGATTGTCGAATTCACTCTTGCCGCGGTTATCCAGCAGGTTGGCGCCGACTTCGATGTCATCGGTCAGCGCATGGCTGAGGCTTAGGCTGACCGACTTGTTGCGGTAGGCATCGTGATCGCCATCGCTCGGATACGACTCGTGGGTGCGGTCGAGGCCGGCGGTTTCATCAAGGCTGGCGCCAAGGTTGAAGCGGGTTTTCTCGTCCCCGCCGGACAGGCCAAGGCTGCGTGCCCAGGTCTGATGGCTGCCGAAGCCGACGTGCAGGCGCGGCTGTAATCCCTGTTCACTGCCCCGACGGGTGAAGATCTGAATCACCCCGCCAATCGCATCGCTGCCGTAAATCACCGAGCGCGAGCCGCGCAGCACTTCTACGCGCTCGATCTGCTCGATGTTGAGGTGCTGCAGATTACTGTCGCCGGAAGTCGAGCTGCCGATGCGCTGGCCGTCGACCAGTACCAGGCTTTGCGCCGACTGCGTGCCGCGAATGTAGATCCCCGGCAGACTGCCGCGCCCACCGGCCTGCGCCACTTGTACGCCCGGAACACGACGCAGCAGGTCCGGCACGTCGCTCGGTTGCAGGCGGTCGATGTCTTCGCGGGTGAACACGGTGTTGGCGGCACTGCTGTCGTTGCGTGCTTCGACCTGGCGGTTGGCGCTGATGAGCGTGTCCGGCAGTTTCAGCGCTTGATCGCGTTCGAAGGTGTCGGCGAGGGCGCTGGTGGTTGGCAGCAGAAGGAAGGGCAGGGCGAGGCGTGAGAGTTTCATGGACAGTCCACTTTCAGGTGTACACAAATCAAATGTGGGAGCGAGCCTGCTCGCGAATGCGGTGTATCAGTCAGCAATGAATTGACTGACATTCCGCTTTCGCGAGCAGGCTCGCTCCCACAAGGGTAATGCGTTTATTTGTCGAGTAAGGTCAGACGCTCGCGAATCGAAGCTTCGATCCCTGCCTCATCCAGACCACACTCGGCCAGCATTTGCGCAGGCTTGGCGTGCTCGACGTAAACATCCGGCAAGCCCAGATGCAGCAACGACTTGAGGATGTTCTCGCGGGCGAGAAACTCGCTGACCGCGCCACCGGCACCGCCCATGATCGCGTTCTCTTCGATCGTCACCAGCAACTCATGGCTGCCGGCAATCTCGCGCACCAACTCTTCATCCAGCGGTTTGACGAAACGCATGTCGACCACGGTGGCATCCAGCTTCTCGGCGACTTTCAGCGCCTCGGCCAGTTGGACGCCGAACACCAGCAGGGCGACTTTGTTGCCCTGACGACGGACGATGCCCTTGCCGATTTCGATCGGTTCGAGGTCTTTCTCGATGGTTGCGTTCGGGCCAGTGCCACGTGGGTAACGCACTGCCGCCGGGCCGTTGTAGCGGTGACCGGTGGTGAGCATTTTGCGCAGTTCGTTTTCATCGCTCGGGGTCATGATGACCATGCCCGGGATGCAACGCAGGTACGACAGGTCGAAACTGCCAGCGTGGGTCGGGCCGTCTTCGCCCACCAGGCCTGCGCGGTCGATGGCGAACAGCACGTCGAGGTTCTGCACCGCCACATCATGCACGAGCTGGTCGTAACCACGCTGCAGGAATGTCGAATAGATCGCCACCACCGGTTTGGCGCCTTCGCAGGCCATGCCGGCAGCGAACGTCACCGCGTGTTGCTCGGCAATTGCCACGTCGAAGTAGCGCAGCGGGAAACGTTCACTGAACCCCACCAGATCCGAGCCTTCCTTCATCGCCGGGGTAATCCCGACCAGGCGTGGGTCCGCTGCGGCCATGTCGCACAGCCATTCGCCGAACACCGCCGAATACTTCGGCCCGCCAGCCTTTTTCGGGGCAGCGGCCGGAGCGTCGACAGGTTCGAGCTTGGTAATCGCGTGGTAGCCGATCGGGTCGACTTCCGCCGGGGCGAAGCCTTTGCCTTTTTTGGTGACGATGTGCAGGAACTGCGGGCCTTTCAGATCGCGCATGTTGCGCAGGGTGGCGATCAGGGTCGGCAAGTCGTGGCCGTCGATCGGACCGATGTAGTTCCAGCCCAGCTCTTCGAACAGCGTGCCGGGGACCAGCATGCCTTTTGCGTATTCTTCGGTGCGGCGGGCGATTTCCCAGGCGCCGGGCAGGCGCGACAGGACTTTCTTGCTGCCTTCACGCATGCTCGCGTAAGTGCGGCTGGACAGGATCTTCGCCAGATAATTCGACAGACCGCCAACGTTGCGCGAGATCGACATGTCGTTGTCGTTGAGGATCACCAGCATGTTGGCGTTGACTTCCGGCGCGTGGTTCAGCGCCTCGAAAGCCATGCCAGCGGTCAACGCGCCATCGCCGATCACGGCAATCGCCTTGCGATCACTGTTTTGCAGGCGGGCGGCAATCGCCATGCCCAGCGCTGCGCTGATCGAGGTGCTGGAGTGGCCGACGCCAAAGGTGTCGTACTCGCTCTCGGCGCGACGCGGGAACGCGGCGATGCCGTCCTTCTGGCGCAGGGATTCCATGCGCTCGCGTCGGCCGGTGAGGATCTTGTGCGGATACGCCTGATGACCCACGTCCCACACCAGCCGGTCGTCCGGGGTGTCGAAGACGTAATGCAACGCGATAGTCAGCTCGATGACGCCCAGGCCGGCACCGAAATGCCCACCGGTCTGGCCGACCGTGTAGAGCAATTCCAGGCGCAACTCATCGGCCAGGGTTTCCAGCTCGGCTTCGCCTAACCGGCGCAGGCCGTCCGGCGTATTCGCGCGGTCGAGCAGGGGCGTGGTCGGGCGCTTGCGGGGAATCTCATGAAACGTCGTGGGCATCAGGCGAATCGTTATAGGTATAAAAGATGCGGCAGTTTACCTGATGCATCGCCCCCTGCCCACGCGTTGGTCTTTTTTGGCTGATTCGCCGTCAGTTGCGGCGCTCGACGATATATCGGGCCAACTCGCGCAAAGGCTCGGCCGCCGCGTCAAACGGTCGCAGGGCGTCGAGGGCCTGATCGCGCAGTTCTATCGCGTAGGCCTTGGCAGCGTCCAGGCCCAGCAGGGCCGGGTAGGTCGGTTTATCGCGAGCGATATCGGCGCCTTGGCGTTTGCCGAGGGTTGCGGTATCACTTTCGACGTCAAGAATGTCGTCCTGCACCTGAAAGGCCAGACCGATGGCCTGTGCATAAGTCTGCAGGGCCTTGAGGTCATCCGGCTCGGCACGGCCGCTGGCCAGGGCGCCGAGTTTGACGCTGACTTCGATCAACGCGCCGGTCTTGTGCCGGTGCATCTGTTCGAGGGCTTTCTGATCGAGCTTCAGACCGACCGAACCGAGGTCGATGGCTTGGCCACCGACCATGCCCGCCGGGCCTGCGGCCTGAGCCAGCGCGGTGACCA from Pseudomonas baetica includes the following:
- a CDS encoding riboflavin synthase, which produces MFTGIIESIGSIRALTPKGGDVRVHVATGKLDLSDVKLGDSIAVNGVCLTAVELPGDGFAADVSRETLDCTAMNDLKSGSPVNLEKALTPTTRLGGHLVSGHVDGVGEVVSRSDNARAVEFRIRAPKELAKYIAHKGSVTVDGTSLTVNAVDGAEFMLTIIPHTLSETIMASYKPGRRVNLEVDLLARYLERLLLGDKAAEPTAGSTITESFLAQNGYLKS
- the ribBA gene encoding bifunctional 3,4-dihydroxy-2-butanone-4-phosphate synthase/GTP cyclohydrolase II, with product MALNSIEELVEDIRQGKMVILMDDEDRENEGDLIMAAECCKAEHINFMAKHARGLICMPMSRERCELLKLPLMAPRNGSGFGTKFTVSIEAAEGVTTGISAADRARTVQAAAAKDAKAEDIVSPGHIFPLMAQAGGTLARAGHTEAACDLARMAGFEPSGVICEVMNDDGTMSRRTELEAFAAEHNIKIGTIADLIHYRMIHERTVQRIAEQPLDSELGQFNLVTYRDSVEGDVHMALTLGTVCAEEPTLVRVHNMDPLRDLLMVKQPGRWSLRAAMAAVAEAGSGVVLLLGHPLDGDVLLAHIRETADQAVVKKPTTYSIVGAGSQILRDLGVRKMRLMSAPMKFNAISGFDLEVVEYVPSE
- the ribH gene encoding 6,7-dimethyl-8-ribityllumazine synthase, translating into MTLKTIEGTFIAPKGRYALVVGRFNSFVVESLVSGAVDALVRHGVSESDITIIRAPGAFEIPLVAQKVAQKGEFAAIIALGAVIRGGTPHFEYVAGECTKGLAQVSMEFGVPVAFGVLTVDSIEQAIERSGTKAGNKGAEAALSALEMVSLLAQLEAK
- the nusB gene encoding transcription antitermination factor NusB, translated to MISDESDRFNPREPRPADAGKPSKSEKRRAARQLATQALYQRHMASTSLNEIEAQFRVDNDFTFADASYFHDILHGVPASLTEIDAALAPCLDLTIEELDPVELCVLRLSAWELLKRVDVPYRVVINEGIELAKVYGSTDGHKFVNGVLDKLAPRLREAEVKEHKR
- the thiL gene encoding thiamine-phosphate kinase, which gives rise to MGEFELIRNFFAAAPCAQGGEGVALGIGDDCALLAVPPGEQLAISTDTLVAGVHFADPCDPFLLGQRSLAVAVSDLAAMGATPVAFTLALTVPTVTADWLQAYARGLNRMAQSCGVALVGGDTTRGPLSLTVTVFGRVPAGQALTRSGAQPGDLLCVGGELGSAAGALPLVLGQRDAPPDIAQLLLDHYWSPQPQLALGQALRGKATSALDISDGLLADCGHIALASKVRLEIERERVPLSDALVAFLGQRGAERAALSGGDDYVLAFTLPSVELPALLAAGWPVHVIGRVAEGQGVVLLDREGHDITPQIRGYQHFQESP
- a CDS encoding phosphatidylglycerophosphatase A family protein, which translates into the protein MTDHPKQVPAEFVPPSVWRNPWHFLAFGFGSGTLPKAPGTWGSLVALPFIPLWQMLPDWGYWLMLGITMLFGFWLCGKVADDLRVHDHEGIVWDEMVGMWITLWLVPEGWYWLLAGFLVFRFFDILKPWPIRWIDRHVHGGVGIMLDDVLAGVFAWLAMQGLVWVFA
- a CDS encoding substrate-binding periplasmic protein, with protein sequence MARRWLALLVFTLLGTVASAQESVPAPSVIHLASEVWEDYTAADGHGLGWDVLRKVFEPAGVKLDIRTEPYTRSVGLALRGEVDACVGSYHQEFSDLLYPRWNFDTDHVYALGLASTPAPTPQTLGSYRLAWVRGYDYQNYLPNVRSYNKVIRRTGILSMLTHNRADYYIDALTEIDYVLSRARDPLQFRTTHIAELPLYLCFANTPQARTLMALFDQRMEQLVKSGELKPIFEKWKQPYPFSSP
- the ribA gene encoding GTP cyclohydrolase II; translation: MPVVFVAASKLPTPFAQFTMHGFLDEATGREHVVLSLGDFADGAPVLGRLHSECLTGDALFSQRCDCGSQLEGALKAIAREGRGVLLYLRQEGRGIGLLNKIRAYELQDGGADTVEANERLGFAADQRDYAMCLPMLEHLGVKSLRLMTNNPRKVKALTDMGIVVAERVPLHTGHNPHNKLYLATKASKLDHMMGNEHQGEVDRA
- a CDS encoding MFS transporter encodes the protein MTRGQVRRRLSVDWWKYLALALVPLFVLNAVFGQSEAILPVLAMPFFIAGVASMFVSLKFFGRYKHALIATQKALDTADEPAAWIALAARRRTAFLAAALPAWIGALAVFVGLEAVPLILLALSTAVLFYLYRIPRQLG
- a CDS encoding cobalamin-binding protein codes for the protein MRRLWLAVLLLAISGSTLAALRVVSLAPSLSEIVVELDSADLLVGVLDAGERPAAIARVPSVGRYGQLDMERLLSLKPDLLLLWPGSVGPAQRDQLKHLNIPTYVAEPHSLEQLSAQIESIASQLGRPERGVKLAADLRKRLNELRQRYRRDVPLKVFYQVWDKPLYTVGGGQIISDALQVCGARNVFDGLSLPAPQVSIEAVLQRDPEVILAGDQAQLDAWKAWPQVAAVKQEKLLLVTDKGLERPSGQMISATATLCQLIAPDR
- the dxs gene encoding 1-deoxy-D-xylulose-5-phosphate synthase; the protein is MPTTFHEIPRKRPTTPLLDRANTPDGLRRLGEAELETLADELRLELLYTVGQTGGHFGAGLGVIELTIALHYVFDTPDDRLVWDVGHQAYPHKILTGRRERMESLRQKDGIAAFPRRAESEYDTFGVGHSSTSISAALGMAIAARLQNSDRKAIAVIGDGALTAGMAFEALNHAPEVNANMLVILNDNDMSISRNVGGLSNYLAKILSSRTYASMREGSKKVLSRLPGAWEIARRTEEYAKGMLVPGTLFEELGWNYIGPIDGHDLPTLIATLRNMRDLKGPQFLHIVTKKGKGFAPAEVDPIGYHAITKLEPVDAPAAAPKKAGGPKYSAVFGEWLCDMAAADPRLVGITPAMKEGSDLVGFSERFPLRYFDVAIAEQHAVTFAAGMACEGAKPVVAIYSTFLQRGYDQLVHDVAVQNLDVLFAIDRAGLVGEDGPTHAGSFDLSYLRCIPGMVIMTPSDENELRKMLTTGHRYNGPAAVRYPRGTGPNATIEKDLEPIEIGKGIVRRQGNKVALLVFGVQLAEALKVAEKLDATVVDMRFVKPLDEELVREIAGSHELLVTIEENAIMGGAGGAVSEFLARENILKSLLHLGLPDVYVEHAKPAQMLAECGLDEAGIEASIRERLTLLDK
- the ispA gene encoding (2E,6E)-farnesyl diphosphate synthase, which gives rise to MIAAYSATSQARVNAALESLFNAPLPELARLYEAMRYSVMNGGKRVRPLLAYAACEALGGEAEQANGAACAVELIHAYSLVHDDLPAMDDDDLRRGQPTTHKKFDEACAILAGDGLQSLAFSALLDPRLSNLDADIRLQMVTALAQAAGPAGMVGGQAIDLGSVGLKLDQKALEQMHRHKTGALIEVSVKLGALASGRAEPDDLKALQTYAQAIGLAFQVQDDILDVESDTATLGKRQGADIARDKPTYPALLGLDAAKAYAIELRDQALDALRPFDAAAEPLRELARYIVERRN